The DNA region CTTAGAGTTATTCGTAACTGATGGAAATAATAACAATTCTGGTTACTCAAATGAAGAGTACGATGCGTTAATCCAAGCTGCATCAGATGAAACTGAAGACTTAGATAAACGTTGGAGCGATTTAGTCGCAGCTGAGTCTTTAATTTTAGAAGAAGCTGGTATCGCACCATTGTACCAACGTTACGGTGCTTACTTAGAGCAACCAACAGTTGAAGGCGTTGTTCACCACCAAGTTGGTGCATCAACTTCATTCAAATGGGCTTCAAAAACAGCAGCAGAATAATTTCAGCTGACATTTGAAACTTATTGAAACAACCCGCCACGGCTTGGCGGGTTGTTTTTATTATGATATGTGAGGAATGTTGACGCTAAATGATAATTGTGTTAGAATTTGTACTGCTTTTGGTGAATGTTTCTAAGAGATTGACTAGATTATAAATAATTCTAGACATGCCACCAAATGGATTTATTTGCGTTTTAAGGCGCGTTAGGCTTATGAAGCCCGGTAGTGCTAATTGGGTAATAAAAAGACCTTAACCGCATATTAAGACCAAATTGAAGGTGGGTTGATAGGGTTTTGCTTACCAGAAGTAAGGTAAGAAAAATAACATGATTAGGGATATAATGTTTCATGGTAATGATAACTAGTATAACATATCATAAAAAGGGCGGATAATTTTGTCCACCCCAGGTAATTCTATATAATGTAATAGGCGATTAGGAAGATTAAACTTATTGCTAATAAGCTGCCACCGATTTTTAGGAAGCCGATGTACCAGTTACCAATTGATTGGGACAAATTTTGTACATTTCTTTCTGAGTCATCATCATTTTTTGAATTATTTTGTGAGAAAACACTTGGTTTCCACTTACGCCAACTGTACTGAAACAGGTCAAAAGTCCCGTCTTTAAAGATTAATCCGAATAAACCAAGGATTAAAAAGGGCGCTGACAAGTAAAAGTAGCTATTGCTCAAGTAAAATAAAGTGATACCTTCTTGCAAAAAAATTGATATAATGAACGGTATCGTGGCAAAAAGCAAAAGGATGCTTTTCCAACGTTTATAAATCATTGATAGATCAAATCCTTTCAGATATGTCAATAATTTAACACAATATAGGAGGTGAAGCAATTTGAAATCGTATTACAAATATCTACTTCGAAGAGTATTTTATATGTTCTTAACAATATTTCTAATTGCAACAATTACATTTTTCTTAATGAAACTGCTTCCAGGTACACCTTTCCAAAATGAGGACCGGTTATCTGCGGAACAAATCATTATTATGAACGAACGTTATGGCTTGAATGATCCGGTGATCGTCCAATACGCACGTTATATGTTAGGTATTTTTACAGGTGATTTGGGTGTATCTTTCCAATTCTCAAATACACCAGTTACTGACTTATTAAGTAGCCGTATTGGACCGTCATTACAATTGGGTGGT from Aerococcus urinaeequi includes:
- a CDS encoding DUF3899 domain-containing protein, with translation MIYKRWKSILLLFATIPFIISIFLQEGITLFYLSNSYFYLSAPFLILGLFGLIFKDGTFDLFQYSWRKWKPSVFSQNNSKNDDDSERNVQNLSQSIGNWYIGFLKIGGSLLAISLIFLIAYYII